The following are from one region of the Sulfitobacter indolifex genome:
- a CDS encoding cyclase family protein encodes MMNWTKRPEGSNWGDFGADDELGRLNLIGPEQVRAGLATVTEGRTLCLSLPLDLPGGNLLNPRRHPPRLSPTELDGAQYVNFPLANLDPALRDVISDDRVILYTQYSTQWDSLAHVGAMFDVDDNGVPEKVYYNGHRADRDVLAPAKTGGSSRAERLGVETMATHGMQGRAVLVDLAKVFGTNRRVIDRDDLMHALDATGADIRPGDFMMLRTGFAERIVEMNGAPDVEALDRTGAVLDGHDLALLQWITDSGIAAICADNYAVENPDPPLGATLKLPLHHHCLFKLGLPLAELWYLADLAKALDALGRCDFLLTAPPLRLPGALGSPVTPIATI; translated from the coding sequence ATGATGAACTGGACGAAACGGCCCGAGGGGTCAAACTGGGGGGATTTCGGTGCTGATGACGAACTGGGCCGGCTGAATCTTATTGGACCCGAGCAAGTGCGTGCTGGCTTGGCAACTGTCACCGAAGGGCGGACCCTTTGCTTATCGCTGCCCCTTGATTTGCCGGGTGGCAACCTATTGAACCCGCGCCGTCATCCCCCTCGGCTTAGCCCAACGGAACTGGACGGCGCGCAGTATGTGAACTTTCCACTGGCCAATCTCGACCCGGCATTGCGCGATGTGATTAGCGATGATCGGGTTATTCTCTACACCCAATATTCGACACAGTGGGACTCGCTTGCGCATGTGGGCGCGATGTTTGATGTGGATGACAACGGTGTGCCCGAAAAGGTCTATTACAATGGGCATAGGGCTGATCGGGACGTCCTGGCCCCGGCCAAAACGGGTGGATCGTCGCGTGCAGAACGTCTCGGCGTCGAAACCATGGCCACCCATGGTATGCAGGGTCGTGCGGTTCTCGTGGATCTTGCTAAGGTCTTTGGCACAAACAGGCGCGTTATTGATCGCGATGATCTGATGCATGCGCTTGACGCAACGGGTGCAGACATAAGGCCTGGCGATTTCATGATGCTCAGAACGGGGTTTGCAGAGCGGATCGTCGAAATGAATGGTGCGCCGGATGTCGAAGCGCTAGATCGCACCGGTGCCGTTCTGGATGGTCATGATTTAGCACTTCTCCAATGGATTACCGACAGCGGCATCGCAGCCATATGCGCTGATAATTATGCGGTCGAGAACCCCGACCCGCCATTGGGCGCAACGCTTAAACTGCCGTTGCATCATCATTGCCTCTTCAAGCTCGGTCTTCCTCTTGCTGAGCTTTGGTATCTGGCTGATCTGGCGAAGGCTCTTGATGCGCTTGGCCGATGTGATTTTCTCCTGACCGCGCCGCCGCTCAGATTGCCTGGTGCTCTAGGGTCTCCGGTCACTCCCATCGCTACAATTTGA
- a CDS encoding BKACE family enzyme, with protein sequence MICVAITGSLPKKSDNPAVPITVPEQIESTQAAFEAGASVCHAHVRNDDETPSADPERFARLKEGIEKHCPGMLIQFSTGGRSGAGRARGGMLSLCPDMASLSVGSNNFPNRVYENPPDLVSWLAQEMKSRAIKPEVEAFDLSHILQAKSMVDKGEITGPPYIQFVMGVTNAMPADRDVFNYYITTVKRLFGDVPWCAAGIGKHQAELNRWAAQAGGHLRTGLEDNIRMDRHTLAPSNAALVERAVEICQENGRRIASPTEARRILGLGE encoded by the coding sequence ATGATCTGCGTCGCAATTACCGGCTCTTTGCCGAAAAAGAGCGACAATCCTGCCGTTCCTATAACTGTGCCCGAACAGATCGAGAGCACACAGGCCGCGTTCGAAGCCGGTGCATCCGTATGCCACGCGCATGTGCGCAACGACGATGAGACGCCGTCGGCGGACCCCGAGCGATTTGCCCGCCTGAAGGAAGGGATTGAGAAACATTGTCCCGGCATGCTCATTCAGTTCTCAACCGGTGGCAGATCGGGGGCTGGGCGCGCTCGAGGGGGTATGCTTTCGCTTTGTCCTGACATGGCTTCTCTATCGGTCGGATCGAACAACTTTCCGAACCGCGTCTATGAGAATCCACCCGATCTTGTTTCTTGGCTTGCCCAGGAGATGAAGTCGCGGGCGATCAAGCCTGAAGTTGAAGCCTTCGATCTCAGCCATATCCTGCAGGCCAAATCTATGGTGGATAAAGGGGAGATCACCGGACCGCCTTATATTCAGTTTGTAATGGGGGTCACAAATGCGATGCCGGCGGACCGCGACGTGTTCAATTACTATATCACGACAGTGAAGCGTCTTTTTGGCGACGTGCCATGGTGTGCGGCCGGTATTGGAAAGCATCAGGCGGAATTGAACCGTTGGGCAGCGCAGGCAGGGGGGCATTTGCGCACGGGCCTCGAAGACAATATTCGCATGGATCGCCACACCCTTGCACCATCCAATGCAGCTCTCGTTGAACGCGCCGTCGAGATTTGCCAAGAAAACGGGCGCAGGATTGCCTCCCCTACCGAAGCGCGCCGTATCCTTGG